A region of Syntrophus gentianae DNA encodes the following proteins:
- a CDS encoding ATP-binding protein: MGQLFQDAVIVTAFVDRMLHHSVVINIRGSKLQASGKNRKEGC, translated from the coding sequence ATTGGACAGCTGTTTCAGGATGCGGTCATCGTGACTGCCTTTGTGGACCGTATGCTGCACCACAGTGTGGTCATCAACATACGGGGAAGCAAGTTACAGGCTTCGGGAAAAAACCGGAAAGAAGGGTGTTGA